The sequence below is a genomic window from Prochlorococcus marinus CUG1438.
ATCATATTGAAAAGCTCGTTTGCTGACTCTAAAACTCTGTCTTGGATATACATTCTTCCTCCTTTTGTATTTTGCTGCTCACGGCTGATAGCTTTTGTATATTTAAAATTATCAGGGTAATCAGTGAGATATCTTTGAAGATCTTCCTCATATAACAAATTAGATGATTTTGGAGCGCCCATAAATAGCCAGGCTTTACCTCTAAAATTCCATTTATTTTTTTCTTTTTCAGTTGCTTCGAACATTCTTCTTAAATAGGCTCTCATAGGAGCTATTCCAGTTCCAGTAGCCAGCATAACTATGTTTGCATCCTCTTCATCAGGAAGCAACATCTCTTTACCTACCGGTCCTGTAATTTTTACTTTATCTCCTGGCTTAATATCACATAAGTAAGTAGAACAAACACCATTTATAGTTTCACCATCTTTTTCGTACTGAAGCTGTCTAACACAAAGAGAAACTGTATTACCTTTAAAATCATCTCCATGTCTGGTACTCGCTATTGAGTAAAGTCTTAATTTATGAGGCTTTCCATTTGCATCTTCTCCCGCCGGCATGATTCCGATACTTTGGCCCTCAACATAATTTAAGAATGGATCACTATCTTTGAGATCGAAAGTAATATGATTTACTCTTCCAATAGCTCCTTCTTTAAGAAGGCTATAGTTTTCGATTACTGTGCCTTCATAAGGTGTCTTTGGTCTATAAATATTTACTGGGACATCAGCATGTTTTTTCTTAACTACTGGATTAGATACT
It includes:
- a CDS encoding ferredoxin-NADP reductase, which gives rise to MYSQSTVIAGGLAHIPVVIGVFSFIQKFFSKRASNFPQDVVPKKSPVKPVEQKSAPKSVPVDKEVSNPVVKKKHADVPVNIYRPKTPYEGTVIENYSLLKEGAIGRVNHITFDLKDSDPFLNYVEGQSIGIMPAGEDANGKPHKLRLYSIASTRHGDDFKGNTVSLCVRQLQYEKDGETINGVCSTYLCDIKPGDKVKITGPVGKEMLLPDEEDANIVMLATGTGIAPMRAYLRRMFEATEKEKNKWNFRGKAWLFMGAPKSSNLLYEEDLQRYLTDYPDNFKYTKAISREQQNTKGGRMYIQDRVLESANELFNMIEDEKTHIYLCGLKGMEPGIDEAMTKAAEEKGLNWSELRPQLKKAGRWHVETY